A single Triticum dicoccoides isolate Atlit2015 ecotype Zavitan chromosome 2A, WEW_v2.0, whole genome shotgun sequence DNA region contains:
- the LOC119352857 gene encoding rhomboid-like protein 19: MMESQPLQAPTAESHGAGAADDQAGAGAPPAVVPGKEFTRTCKGLVVVLIGGYVLLQLLPSSLNYLAIIPAKTIPFVWTVFTAGYIEQVLPGAIGSSLGLLFCGKDIEPVWGRKEFLKFIILVNSICGILAFCIAVALYYVTGKESFLVTPLSGFHGALAGFLVGLKQLLPNLELPMCFFWKIKAKWMPFFVMCFSTIMAFIVPDSINFLPTLLSGMYVSWLYLRYFQKNPLTGLKGDPSDDFSFPSLFPDAMRPVTDPVANLFDRMLCARSKPSEIALPVTDPTKASRRRERGERVLEERMAADHAADAEAPAHSAED, from the exons ATGATGGAGAGCCAGCCGCTGCAGGCCCCGACGGCCGAGTCCCACGGCGCCGGAGCCGCGGACGACCAGGCCGGAGCCGGAGCTCCCCCCGCCGTC GTTCCCGGGAAGGAGTTCACGCGGACCTGCAAGGGCCTCGTCGTCGTGCTCATCGGCGGCTACGTGCTGCTCCAGCTCCTCCCGTCCTCCCTCAACTACCTCGCCATCATCCCCGCCAA GACAATTCCCTTTGTATGGACCGTCTTCACAGCCGGTTACATTGAGCAAGTCCTCCCAGGG gCTATTGGCAGTTCCCTTGGTCTTCTCTTCTGCGGGAAGGATATCGAACCAGTCTGGGGCCGCAAGGAGTTCTTGAAGTTCATTATCTTGGTCAACTCCATCTGCGGCATCCTTGCGTTCTGCATTGCTGTCGCCCTGTACTATGTCACCGGGAAAGAGAGCTTCCT TGTAACGCCACTTTCTGGCTTCCATGGCGCCCTTGCTGGCTTTCTGGTTGGCCTGAAGCAACTCTTGCCAAACCTCGAGCTCCCCATGTGCTTTTTCTGGAAAATAAAGGCTAAG TGGATGCCATTCTTTGTCATGTGCTTCTCAACTATCATGGCCTTCATTGTGCCGGATTCCATCAACTTCCTGCCGACTTTGTTGTCTGGGATGTACGTCAGCTGGCTTTACCTGAGATACTTCCAGAAGAACCCGCTGACAGGGCTTAAGGGCGACCCAAGCGATGACTTCTCCTTCCCCAGCTTGTTCCCAGATGCCATGCG GCCAGTCACAGACCCAGTTGCTAATCTGTTCGACCGGATGCTGTGCGCGAGGTCCAAGCCTTCGGAAATTGCCCTCCCAGTTACCGATCCTACCAAGGCATCGAGAAGAAG GGAGCGTGGCGAGAGGGTTCTCGAGGAAAGGATGGCCGCGGATCATGCGGCTGACGCCGAAGCCCCAGCTCACTCTGCGGAAGATTAA
- the LOC119352858 gene encoding eukaryotic translation initiation factor 3 subunit M-like isoform X2: MATIVNTTEEEPMLAVVRSTAELAWADAGAEVADPEVARLCAEAQQHVLAGRWLDMATLMLANADLLLLAPRLSDKDLECSLTVICNLVTKAGSEDEALEIARLICAKLTHQPGEKPTLRIKVLFSLYNLLPSLSGKALVYRKALELAAAGKAADCVVPTFKNIDAFVAYWGIGKPEQRDLFLAVTRILKDQKGMTKEYFKFLNKYLATFDGSADDADAIGAAKEEAAAAIIEFVKSSDLYQCDLLDMPAVAQLEKDEKYQPVYELLKIFLTLRLDSYLAFQTANSTLLQGYGLVHEECITKMRLMSLLDLSGHCSGEIPYSAITKALEINDDEVEYWIVKAISSKILDCKVDQLNQLVIVSRHTSRVFGMPQWQSLRSKLGVWRGNIANAINTIQANKVTEDGGQGMQGLMIR; encoded by the exons atggcGACGATCGTCAACACCACGGAGGAGGAGCCGATGCTGGCGGTGGTGCGCTCCACGGCGGAGCTCGCCTGGGCTGACGCGGGCGCCGAGGTCGCCGACCCGGAGGTGGCCCGCCTCTGCGCCGAGGCGCAGCAGCACGTCCTCGCCGGCCGCTGGCTCGACATGGCCACCCTCATGCTCGCCAacgccgacctcctcctcctcgccccacGCCTCTCCGACAAAG ATCTCGAGTGCTCCCTCACCGTCATCTGCAACCTCGTCACCAAGGCCGGATCCGAGGACGAGGCGCTGGAGATCGCCAGGCTCATCTGCGCCAAGCTCACCCACCAGCCGGGCGAGAAGCCTACGCTGCGCATCAAAGt CCTGTTCAGCCTGTACAACCTGCTTCCAAGCCTCTCCGGCAAGGCCTTGGTCTACAGGAAGGCgctcgagctcgccgccgccgggaAGGCCGCCGACTGTGTCGTCCCCACCTTCAAGAACATCGACGCCTTTGTCGCTTACTGGGGCATCGGCAAGCCGGAGCAGAGGGACCTGTTCCTTGCCGTCACCAGGATTCTTAAAGACCAGAAGGG CATGACCAAGGAGTACTTCAAGTTTTTGAACAAGTACCTGGCCACGTTTGATGGATCGGCTGATGATGCCGACGCAATCGGTGCGGCAAAGGAAGAAGCTGCTGCAGCAATCATCGAGTTTGTCAAGTCATCTGATCTCTATCAG TGTGACCTGCTCGATATGCCAGCTGTTGCACAGCTCGAGAAAGATGAGAAGTATCAGCCAGTTTATGAGCTACTGAAGATATTCCTTACTCTGAGGCTTGATTCTTATTTAGCGTTTCAGACTGCTAACTCTACCTTGCTGCAAGGATATG GACTGGTTCATGAGGAGTGCATAACCAAAATGCGTCTGATGTCCCTGCTTGATCTGAGCGGCCATTGTTCTGGGGAAATTCCTTACTCTGCAATTACAAAAGCCCTTGAG ATCAATGATGATGAGGTGGAATATTGGATTGTGAAAGCAATTTCATCCAAGATTTTGGACTGCAAAGTTGACCAGCTTAATCAATTGGTCATTGTCAG CCGGCATACTTCGAGGGTCTTCGGGATGCCACAATGGCAGAGTCTACGTTCAAAGCTTGGAGTGTGGAGG GGAAACATTGCAAATGCTATCAACACAATCCAAGCTAACAAGGTGACTGAAGATGGCGGGCAGGGGATGCAAGGATTGATGATCCGCTGA
- the LOC119352858 gene encoding eukaryotic translation initiation factor 3 subunit M-like isoform X1: MATIVNTTEEEPMLAVVRSTAELAWADAGAEVADPEVARLCAEAQQHVLAGRWLDMATLMLANADLLLLAPRLSDKAAADLECSLTVICNLVTKAGSEDEALEIARLICAKLTHQPGEKPTLRIKVLFSLYNLLPSLSGKALVYRKALELAAAGKAADCVVPTFKNIDAFVAYWGIGKPEQRDLFLAVTRILKDQKGMTKEYFKFLNKYLATFDGSADDADAIGAAKEEAAAAIIEFVKSSDLYQCDLLDMPAVAQLEKDEKYQPVYELLKIFLTLRLDSYLAFQTANSTLLQGYGLVHEECITKMRLMSLLDLSGHCSGEIPYSAITKALEINDDEVEYWIVKAISSKILDCKVDQLNQLVIVSRHTSRVFGMPQWQSLRSKLGVWRGNIANAINTIQANKVTEDGGQGMQGLMIR, encoded by the exons atggcGACGATCGTCAACACCACGGAGGAGGAGCCGATGCTGGCGGTGGTGCGCTCCACGGCGGAGCTCGCCTGGGCTGACGCGGGCGCCGAGGTCGCCGACCCGGAGGTGGCCCGCCTCTGCGCCGAGGCGCAGCAGCACGTCCTCGCCGGCCGCTGGCTCGACATGGCCACCCTCATGCTCGCCAacgccgacctcctcctcctcgccccacGCCTCTCCGACAAAG CGGCCGCAGATCTCGAGTGCTCCCTCACCGTCATCTGCAACCTCGTCACCAAGGCCGGATCCGAGGACGAGGCGCTGGAGATCGCCAGGCTCATCTGCGCCAAGCTCACCCACCAGCCGGGCGAGAAGCCTACGCTGCGCATCAAAGt CCTGTTCAGCCTGTACAACCTGCTTCCAAGCCTCTCCGGCAAGGCCTTGGTCTACAGGAAGGCgctcgagctcgccgccgccgggaAGGCCGCCGACTGTGTCGTCCCCACCTTCAAGAACATCGACGCCTTTGTCGCTTACTGGGGCATCGGCAAGCCGGAGCAGAGGGACCTGTTCCTTGCCGTCACCAGGATTCTTAAAGACCAGAAGGG CATGACCAAGGAGTACTTCAAGTTTTTGAACAAGTACCTGGCCACGTTTGATGGATCGGCTGATGATGCCGACGCAATCGGTGCGGCAAAGGAAGAAGCTGCTGCAGCAATCATCGAGTTTGTCAAGTCATCTGATCTCTATCAG TGTGACCTGCTCGATATGCCAGCTGTTGCACAGCTCGAGAAAGATGAGAAGTATCAGCCAGTTTATGAGCTACTGAAGATATTCCTTACTCTGAGGCTTGATTCTTATTTAGCGTTTCAGACTGCTAACTCTACCTTGCTGCAAGGATATG GACTGGTTCATGAGGAGTGCATAACCAAAATGCGTCTGATGTCCCTGCTTGATCTGAGCGGCCATTGTTCTGGGGAAATTCCTTACTCTGCAATTACAAAAGCCCTTGAG ATCAATGATGATGAGGTGGAATATTGGATTGTGAAAGCAATTTCATCCAAGATTTTGGACTGCAAAGTTGACCAGCTTAATCAATTGGTCATTGTCAG CCGGCATACTTCGAGGGTCTTCGGGATGCCACAATGGCAGAGTCTACGTTCAAAGCTTGGAGTGTGGAGG GGAAACATTGCAAATGCTATCAACACAATCCAAGCTAACAAGGTGACTGAAGATGGCGGGCAGGGGATGCAAGGATTGATGATCCGCTGA
- the LOC119352859 gene encoding probable glucuronosyltransferase Os04g0103100 produces MASIRRPHSPARAQHLLRHNHPFATASPPSSPLRHASSAASAAAPSSSSSPRKPGYPHPFLFFTRRPLPRFAAFFLLGSFIGLLHLLSHLPLHHTLPAHSSSSPHLTHLQQQQQDQPMTQQQQQYLADDAAGGDEEDANKLLIVVTPTRARASQAYYLSRMGQTLRLVRPPVLWVVVEAGRPTPEAALALRRTAVMHRYVGCCDALNASASPAVDFRPHQLNAGLEVVENHRLDGVVYFADEEGVYSLPLFDRLRQIRRFGTWPVPTISEGGHDVVLEGPVCKQNQVVGWHTSGDANKLQRFHVAMSGFAFNSTMLWDPRLRSHRAWNSIRHPEMVEQGFQGTTFVEQLVEDESQMEGIPADCSQIMNWHVPFGSESPVYPKGWRSAANLDVIIPLK; encoded by the exons ATGGCGTCGATCCGGCGGCCGCACTCGCCGGCCAGGGCGCAGCACCTGCTGCGCCACAACCACCCCTTCGCCACCGCCTCGCCGCCCTCCTCGCCGCTGCGCcacgcctcctccgccgcctcggccgccgcgccctcctcctcctcctcgcccaggAAGCCGGGCTACCCGCACCCGTTCCTCTTCTTCACCCGCCGCCCGCTCCCGCGCTTcgccgccttcttcctcctcggctcCTTCATCGGCCTGCTCCACCTCCTCTCCCACCTCCCGCTCCACCACACCCTCCccgcccactcctcctcctccccccaccTCACCcacctccagcagcagcagcaggaccaACCCATgacccagcagcagcagcagtacctAGCCGACGACGCCGccggcggcgacgaggaggacgccaACAAGCTGCTCATCGTCGTCACGCCCACGCGCGCGCGGGCGTCGCAGGCATACTACCTCAGCCGGATGGGCCAGACGCTGCGCCTCGTCCGCCCGCCCGTGCTCTGGGTCGTCGTCGAGGCCGGCAGGCCCACCCCGGAGGCCGCCCTCGCGCTGCGCCGCACCGCCGTCATGCACCGCTACGTCGGCTGCTGCGACGCCCTCAACGCCTCCGCCTCCCCCGCCGTCGACTTCCGCCCGCACCAGCTCAACGCCGGCCTCGAGGTCGTCGAGAACCACCGCCTCGACGGCGTCGTCTACTTCGCCGACGAGGAGGGCGTCTACTCCCTGCCGCTCTTCGACCGCCTCCGCCAGATCAG GAGGTTCGGCACATGGCCTGTTCCGACGATCTccgagggcggccacgacgtggtGCTGGAAGGGCCTGTGTGCAAGCAAAACCAAGTTGTTGGGTGGCACACAAGTGGGGATGCCAACAAGCTCCAGAGATTTCATGTCGCCATGTCGGGCTTCGCGTTCAACAGCACCATGCTCTGGGATCCCAGGCTGAGGTCCCATCGGGCCTGGAACTCGATCCGGCACCCGGAAATGGTGGAACAGGGCTTCCAA GGAACCACGTTTGTGGAGCAGTTAGTGGAGGATGAGAGCCAGATGGAGGGCATACCTGCAGACTGCTCCCAAATAATGAACTGGCATGTGCCATTTGGATCTGAGAGCCCAGTCTATCCCAAAGGGTGGCGGTCCGCGGCGAATCTGGATGTGATTATCCCTCTAAAATAA